In the genome of Palaemon carinicauda isolate YSFRI2023 chromosome 13, ASM3689809v2, whole genome shotgun sequence, one region contains:
- the LOC137651557 gene encoding uncharacterized protein, translating to MQAQKSLPENWEKCFQRLGPFQAEDGTIKVGQRMERWLKHNWNQDSFILLPGKHPFTVLYISYLHRVDLAGVDVTLCKLQFKFWVPSARKIIRSIKRGCTLCMKLDAKVEGQRMGHISDERMSPCPAFYHTAVDIFGHFQIKDNVKKRTTGKAYGVIFNCSQLVSASKELESDINNWNIHEITEFGAKEGLKWKFNRSADAAWQNGLSEALIKSVKRSLSMLIGTTILTFSDLQTTIFEIANLMNERPIGLKPSMDVELGTYLCSNDLLLGRASNKVPSG from the exons atgcaagcacaaaaaagtCTTCCTGAGAACTGGGAAAAATGCTTTCAAAGATTAGGACCATTTCAAGCTGAAGATGGTACAATTAAGGTAGGACAAAGAATGGAAAGATGGTTAAAACATAATTGGAACCAAGATAGCTTCATTCTATTACCTGGTAAGCATCCATTTACAGTCTTGTACATTAGTTATTTACACAGGGTGGATCTTGCTGGAGTTGATGTTACACTATGTAAGCTTCAGTTTAAATTTTGGGTTCCTTCAGCACGTAAAATTATAAGATCGATAAAGAGAGGTTGTACTCTTTGCATGAAACTAGATGCCAAAGTTGAAGGTCAAAGAATGGGTCATATTTCTGATGAAAGAATGAGTCCTTGTCCAGCATTCTATCACACTGCTGTggatatttttggacattttcaaatcaaagataatgtaaagaaaagaacAACTGGGAAAGCCTATGGTGTTATATTCAATT GCTCACAATTGGTGTCAGCAAGTAAAGAACTTGAGAGTGATATTAACAACTGGAACATACATGAGATCACTGAATTTGGAGCAAAAGAaggcttgaaatggaaatttaatcggTCTGCAGATGCTGCATGGCAAAATGGGTTAAGTGAGGCCCTAATTAAGTCTGTAAAAAGGTCTCTGTCAATGCTCATAGGAACTACTATTTTGACATTTAGTGATTTGCAGACAACAATTTTTGAAATAGCCAACTTAATGAATGAAAGGCCTATTGGATTAAAACCTAGTATGGATGTAGAATTAGGAACCTATTTGTGTTCGAACGATTTACTTTTGGGTAGAGCAAGTAATAAAGTACCATCTGGTTGA
- the LOC137651558 gene encoding uncharacterized protein has translation MYYPDKKEWSAKFPWTKDPKLLQNNVSVAVARLKGTEKRLMKLGSDYAQAYKYQILDMKKRNVIRKLSDEEVKNYVGPVTYIQHHEVLKPGSVSTPLRIVFDSSAKYMEHSLNIFWAKGPNILNSIFGILLRFREKAIGIAGDIS, from the coding sequence ATGTATTACCCGGACAAAAAAGAATGGTCTGCTAAATTTCCATGGACTAAGGATCCCAAACTGTTGCAAAATAATGTATCTGTAGCTGTAGCTAGATTGAAAGGCAcagagaaaagattgatgaaattAGGTTCAGACTATGCTCAAGCTTATAAATACCAGATACTTGACATGAAAAAGCGCAATGTAATTCGGAAGTTATCCGATGAAGAGGTTAAAAACTATGTAGGTCCTGTCACATACATTCAGCATCATGAAGTGTTAAAACCAGGATCTGTATCAACCCCATTGAGAATTGTTTTTGATTCATCAGCAAAGTATATGGAACATTCTCTAAATATTTTTTGGGCAAAGGGCCCTAATATTTTAAACTCCATTTTTGGTATATTACTAAGATTTCGTGAAAAGGCTATAGGCATAGCCGGTGACATAAGCTAA